The following nucleotide sequence is from Mucilaginibacter sp. cycad4.
ATAGTAGTTACCGACATAATAATCAGGGTTTTAATGCTTTTAATACAAGGCCGAGTGTTTGTTCCATCAGTTTATCATCCAGTGCAAAACTGCTGTTCACATAGCTATTGCCCTGGTTATGAAATTTAATGAGTTGATAAAGAGGCGCATAAGCTACTGCCCAGTAAACCTCAAAAGGCAACGGTATAAGCTGCTGTTTTTCTTCGGCATTACGCATAAATGCTCCCAGTACCTGTCCGAAATTAACGGTAAGCATGGCCGTTACTTTTTCATAAAAATGAGTATAACGCATAATTTCAATAAACTCCATATCTAATGGACATTTCATGAAATACTCAAGCCTGTTGTGCCATTGTACCCTTAACCCATCTGCAAAATCCATATCGGGCGAAAAATTCTGAAGACTAAAAGTCATCATCTTTTCGGCTGCACCAACGCAAATACTGCTTATTAATTCTTCTTTATCCTTATAATAAATATAGATGGTAGCAGGTGATACCCCTGCGGCCCGGGCAAGTTTATTAACCCCAAAACCGTCAAGCCCTTCAGCAACTATCAACG
It contains:
- a CDS encoding TetR/AcrR family transcriptional regulator translates to MRPRDEYKEAQIRQKAIALIVAEGLDGFGVNKLARAAGVSPATIYIYYKDKEELISSICVGAAEKMMTFSLQNFSPDMDFADGLRVQWHNRLEYFMKCPLDMEFIEIMRYTHFYEKVTAMLTVNFGQVLGAFMRNAEEKQQLIPLPFEVYWAVAYAPLYQLIKFHNQGNSYVNSSFALDDKLMEQTLGLVLKALKP